The sequence below is a genomic window from Thermoflexus sp..
GGCCTGCCCCTTCCCTCCGCCGCCCAGCTCCATAAGGCGTGGAACATCTGGAAGCGAGAGAACGCCCCCGGGTGGGTGGAGGTGTCCAAGTGCGCCCCTCAGGAGGCCTTCCGGGATCTGGAGCGGGCTTTTCGCAACGGGCGGCAGGGCCGGGC
It includes:
- a CDS encoding helix-turn-helix domain-containing protein; translated protein: MRVVQAFRFERDPNGAQRVALARHVGAARFAYNWGLSRCLEALEQGLPLPSAAQLHKAWNIWKRENAPGWVEVSKCAPQEAFRDLERAFRNGRQGRA